In one Zobellia galactanivorans genomic region, the following are encoded:
- a CDS encoding nitrate reductase: protein MLKKKTHKTVCSYCGVGCGILVDVDHKGKIEVDGDPEYPSNKGMLCSKGRNLNYVAQDTSDRIMHPEMRWSRNHPLQKVSWDTAFERAAAVFKSIIAKHGPDSVGFYVSGQCLTEEYYLVNKITKGFIGTNNVDTNSRLCMSSAVVGYKKALGEDSVPISYEDIELADCFLIAGANPAWCHPILYRRLEKHKEENPNVKIIVVDPRKTQTCASADLHLQILPGTDVILFNAIARWLIEKKKIDKNFIKKHTSNFDACKESAFTLSLRQAAEKCGVPIADIRKAAQYIGDANKFISMWTMGLNQSVIGVSKNVSLLNLSLLTGQIGKPGCGPFSLTGQPNAMGGREVGGMASLLAAHKDLGNPQHRKEVSDFWGGKEIKSEPGYTATEMFDALESGKLKAIWIICTNPAVSMPNVKKVEKALKNAAFVVVQDISHNSETTKFADLLLPAAGWLEKEGTMTNSERRISYLPKVIDAPGEALPDAEILWRFAQAMGYEGFDYNNASEVYDEHCLLTKGTNIDITGLSHERLKNEGSFQWPVPHKTHPGTPRLFTDFNFHTNDKRAHFNAPQSLYNKSEETDIDFPLVLNTGRVRDQWHTRTKTGKVKRLLTHIPQPYLEMNKVDAYLRKLKEGDVAVIKSRRGEVQVKVKINFDIRERVVFLPMHWGKVLNNDFGRANNLTNDLVDPVSKEPDFKYCAVQVEKFVKPVQKIIVVGAGAAAYRFIQSYREKNKKDELHVFSKEKDPFYNRVLLPEYVSDELSWEALEKLKSGELQKLNVNLHSGIGISDVNTSMKQVTDSDGLIHSYDLLIMATGSRAFVPSEVQIDLPGRFTMRERGDADKLKQYLQKTGLPANEQHVVIVGGGLLGLELAAALKKIDINISIVQRAPRLMERQLDSVASRLLAEDVFERNINLYFDSEVSTVFEEKENPFRLLVNLKTGRTIQCNAIVYAIGTRPNIELAKKADLNTRRGVIVNSYLQTSDPSIFALGEIAEFNNSLFGITSAAEQQADIAANYILGDYGSIYNGSVLMNILKFENLDLCSIGMVNAPSGDSSYEEIILMDVSKRFYKKCIVKDDTLKGAILMGDKNEFAEFKRLIEEEIELSEKRNELLRGATTAIPLKGKMVCSCSQVGEGNIIDAIAGGCSEFNALCSETGAGLGCGSCKPEVKAIMNKQLQLAN from the coding sequence ATGTTAAAAAAGAAAACACATAAGACCGTTTGTTCCTATTGTGGCGTAGGTTGCGGTATACTGGTAGATGTAGACCATAAAGGAAAGATAGAGGTAGACGGTGATCCGGAATATCCTTCCAATAAGGGCATGCTCTGCTCTAAGGGGAGAAACCTGAATTATGTTGCCCAAGATACCAGTGACCGGATTATGCATCCGGAAATGCGATGGAGTAGGAACCATCCCCTGCAAAAAGTAAGCTGGGATACGGCTTTTGAGCGTGCCGCCGCCGTTTTTAAAAGTATCATTGCCAAACACGGACCCGATAGTGTCGGTTTCTACGTGTCAGGGCAATGCCTTACCGAAGAATACTATTTGGTGAATAAGATTACCAAGGGCTTTATAGGAACGAACAATGTAGATACCAACAGTCGCCTATGTATGAGTTCTGCGGTTGTGGGCTATAAAAAAGCCTTGGGCGAAGACTCCGTACCCATTTCCTATGAAGATATAGAACTGGCCGATTGTTTTTTGATCGCCGGAGCCAACCCCGCCTGGTGCCACCCTATTCTTTATAGACGCCTGGAGAAACATAAAGAAGAGAACCCCAACGTAAAGATTATAGTTGTAGACCCCCGAAAAACACAGACTTGTGCCTCGGCCGATTTGCATTTACAAATCCTTCCGGGTACCGATGTCATTCTTTTCAATGCCATAGCGAGATGGCTCATCGAAAAGAAAAAAATAGATAAGAATTTCATTAAAAAACATACTTCCAATTTCGATGCGTGTAAAGAGAGTGCCTTTACGCTTTCACTTCGCCAAGCGGCCGAAAAATGTGGAGTGCCCATTGCCGATATCCGAAAGGCGGCCCAGTATATTGGCGATGCCAATAAGTTTATCAGCATGTGGACGATGGGACTCAATCAAAGCGTGATCGGGGTGTCAAAAAACGTGTCTTTGTTGAACCTGTCCTTGTTAACGGGACAAATAGGAAAACCTGGTTGTGGGCCATTTTCGCTAACAGGCCAGCCCAACGCTATGGGCGGTCGTGAAGTAGGGGGCATGGCAAGCCTTTTGGCAGCGCATAAAGATTTGGGCAATCCGCAGCACCGGAAGGAAGTCTCCGATTTTTGGGGAGGGAAGGAAATCAAATCCGAACCGGGCTATACCGCAACGGAAATGTTCGATGCCCTGGAGAGCGGGAAATTAAAGGCAATTTGGATTATTTGTACGAATCCCGCAGTGAGTATGCCCAACGTAAAGAAGGTTGAAAAAGCGCTTAAAAACGCGGCATTTGTAGTCGTTCAAGATATTAGTCATAATTCCGAAACCACAAAATTTGCCGATCTTCTATTGCCTGCGGCAGGCTGGTTGGAAAAGGAAGGTACCATGACGAATTCTGAAAGACGCATCAGTTATTTGCCCAAAGTTATCGATGCTCCGGGAGAGGCCTTGCCCGACGCCGAAATTCTTTGGCGCTTTGCCCAGGCCATGGGTTACGAAGGTTTTGATTATAACAATGCTAGCGAAGTGTATGACGAGCACTGTCTTTTGACCAAAGGTACCAACATAGATATTACGGGTCTATCTCACGAACGCCTGAAAAATGAAGGAAGTTTCCAATGGCCGGTTCCCCACAAAACCCATCCGGGTACGCCGCGCTTGTTTACGGATTTCAACTTTCATACCAACGATAAAAGGGCCCACTTTAATGCGCCACAGAGTCTCTACAATAAATCTGAGGAAACCGATATTGATTTTCCTTTGGTATTGAATACAGGAAGGGTAAGAGATCAATGGCATACCCGAACCAAAACCGGAAAAGTAAAACGTTTGCTGACCCATATTCCGCAACCCTACCTAGAGATGAACAAGGTAGACGCCTATCTGCGAAAGTTAAAAGAAGGGGATGTCGCGGTCATTAAGAGTAGAAGGGGCGAAGTACAGGTGAAGGTAAAGATCAATTTTGATATTCGCGAACGCGTTGTTTTTCTGCCGATGCACTGGGGGAAAGTATTGAACAATGATTTTGGTAGGGCCAATAACCTTACCAACGACCTCGTTGACCCAGTCTCCAAAGAACCCGATTTTAAATACTGTGCCGTTCAGGTTGAGAAGTTTGTAAAACCTGTTCAGAAAATCATTGTTGTCGGGGCCGGTGCGGCCGCGTATCGTTTTATTCAGTCGTATCGGGAAAAAAATAAAAAGGACGAATTGCATGTGTTTTCCAAGGAGAAAGACCCTTTTTACAATCGGGTTCTGTTGCCTGAATATGTAAGTGATGAGCTTTCTTGGGAAGCTTTGGAGAAGCTAAAGTCAGGAGAATTACAAAAGCTGAACGTGAACTTGCACTCAGGGATTGGGATCAGTGATGTAAATACATCGATGAAGCAGGTTACCGATAGTGACGGATTGATTCATTCGTATGATTTGCTCATAATGGCCACAGGAAGCCGTGCCTTTGTGCCCAGTGAGGTACAAATAGACCTTCCCGGTCGTTTTACCATGCGTGAACGCGGCGATGCCGATAAATTGAAGCAATACCTACAAAAAACAGGACTTCCGGCAAACGAACAACATGTAGTGATTGTCGGTGGCGGTTTGCTAGGTTTGGAGTTGGCCGCCGCACTTAAAAAGATAGACATCAATATAAGCATCGTACAAAGGGCACCACGCCTTATGGAACGTCAGTTGGATAGTGTGGCTAGTCGTCTTTTGGCCGAAGATGTTTTCGAAAGAAACATCAACCTGTATTTTGATAGTGAGGTAAGTACTGTTTTTGAGGAAAAAGAGAATCCGTTTCGCTTACTGGTGAACCTAAAAACAGGAAGAACCATTCAATGTAATGCCATTGTTTACGCTATAGGAACAAGGCCCAATATTGAATTGGCAAAAAAAGCCGATTTGAATACCAGACGTGGGGTAATTGTCAATTCATACTTACAGACCAGCGACCCATCTATTTTTGCCTTGGGTGAAATAGCGGAGTTCAATAACTCGCTTTTCGGAATAACATCGGCTGCGGAACAACAGGCAGATATTGCCGCCAACTATATTTTAGGCGATTATGGCAGCATTTATAACGGCTCCGTCCTTATGAATATCCTGAAGTTCGAAAATCTTGACCTCTGTAGTATCGGTATGGTAAATGCGCCTTCGGGAGATAGTAGTTACGAAGAGATTATTTTGATGGATGTCAGCAAGCGCTTCTACAAAAAATGCATCGTTAAAGACGATACGTTAAAAGGAGCCATATTAATGGGCGATAAGAATGAGTTCGCCGAGTTTAAACGTCTGATAGAGGAAGAAATTGAACTATCGGAGAAGCGAAACGAGTTGCTTAGGGGAGCAACGACCGCTATTCCTTTAAAAGGAAAAATGGTCTGTTCTTGCAGCCAAGTGGGTGAAGGCAATATTATTGATGCTATAGCCGGTGGTTGCTCCGAATTTAACGCATTGTGTTCGGAAACCGGGGCAGGATTAGGCTGTGGTAGCTGTAAACCGGAAGTAAAGGCCATAATGAACAAACAACTACAATTAGCAAATTAA
- a CDS encoding alpha-amylase family glycosyl hydrolase has translation MDCAIFYHIYPLGLLGADRSNNFTAAPVNRFSELHIWLEHMVDLGCNALYIGPVFESSTHGYDTRDYYKVDRRLGDDTALIAFVEKAHELGIQVVLDGVFNHVGRDFFAFKDLQEWGKHSKYTEWFSNVNFRKRSPLKDPFTYDTWAGHYELVKLNLANKEVRDYLFGAVKKWIDTYKIDGLRLDTADVLDFDFMKELALFCKRENPNFWLMGEVVHGDYNRWVNPFMLDSVTNYDYHTPIYESFNLKDFGKISETVEEDFGPKGVYKNRALYSFVDNHDVDRAASSLKKPEHLFPLYLLLFTLPGIPAIYYGSEWGFEGRKSLHSDELLRPSVKRNDLGKLAKHPKLLGAIKQFIVARKSSEALVKGSYQTLLVTGQYYAFSRKSDNKTVVVVVNASNRSARIHIPFKEPSAMVLTDLLSPEYSLTSDKTGLYVEVPPCWGRILCH, from the coding sequence ATGGATTGCGCCATTTTTTATCATATTTATCCCTTAGGGCTTCTCGGTGCTGATAGAAGCAATAATTTCACGGCCGCTCCGGTTAATCGGTTTTCGGAGCTTCATATATGGCTGGAGCATATGGTAGATCTAGGGTGCAACGCACTTTATATCGGTCCGGTGTTTGAATCATCAACCCATGGCTACGATACTAGGGACTATTATAAGGTTGACCGTAGATTGGGCGACGATACTGCGTTAATCGCTTTCGTAGAGAAGGCCCATGAGTTGGGTATACAAGTGGTTTTGGACGGCGTGTTCAACCATGTGGGAAGGGATTTCTTCGCTTTTAAAGACCTTCAGGAATGGGGGAAGCACTCAAAATATACCGAATGGTTTTCAAATGTGAATTTTAGGAAACGTAGTCCCCTAAAAGATCCCTTTACCTATGATACTTGGGCAGGTCACTATGAATTGGTAAAATTGAACCTTGCCAACAAGGAAGTGCGTGACTACCTCTTTGGGGCCGTTAAAAAGTGGATAGACACTTATAAGATCGATGGCCTGCGTTTGGACACTGCAGATGTATTGGATTTCGACTTTATGAAAGAACTGGCCCTTTTTTGTAAAAGGGAAAACCCCAACTTCTGGTTAATGGGAGAGGTGGTACATGGCGATTACAATCGGTGGGTAAATCCCTTTATGTTAGATTCCGTTACCAATTATGATTATCATACCCCTATTTATGAAAGCTTCAATCTAAAGGATTTCGGTAAAATATCCGAAACGGTGGAAGAAGATTTCGGTCCTAAGGGAGTTTATAAAAATCGGGCCCTCTATTCCTTTGTAGACAATCACGATGTTGACCGGGCCGCCAGTAGCTTGAAGAAACCTGAGCATTTATTTCCATTGTACCTTCTACTGTTTACGTTGCCAGGAATACCAGCTATTTACTACGGAAGCGAGTGGGGCTTTGAAGGGAGGAAATCTCTCCATAGTGATGAATTATTGCGTCCATCGGTAAAACGGAATGACCTCGGGAAGCTGGCCAAGCATCCAAAATTATTAGGGGCCATAAAGCAATTTATAGTGGCACGTAAAAGTAGCGAAGCCTTGGTTAAAGGCTCCTACCAGACTTTGTTGGTCACCGGGCAATACTATGCTTTCTCTAGAAAAAGTGATAACAAGACGGTCGTAGTCGTCGTTAATGCTTCAAACAGGTCGGCACGTATACACATCCCCTTTAAGGAACCGTCAGCAATGGTCCTTACGGATTTGCTCAGTCCGGAATATAGCCTTACGTCTGACAAAACAGGACTTTATGTTGAAGTTCCTCCATGTTGGGGCCGCATCTTGTGCCATTGA
- a CDS encoding response regulator transcription factor, with product MDQTTSIILADDHSLVRDGIRALLESESDLKVISEASDGIEAIEMVNKKKPDLLIIDIRMPRMTGIEAVEKLSAQNSPVKCIILSMHDSEEYILQSVKAGARGYLLKDTGKTEFIKAIHTVREGGKYYSGDISNVLVNSLLSSTAPAVERPKKATPTSNPFDLTNKELQVLELVLSGLTNKQISEKLKNSKRTVETHRFNLMRKMEVKNLIDLSKKAQQYNLV from the coding sequence TTGGACCAAACAACAAGTATCATTTTAGCGGACGACCATTCTTTGGTTCGAGACGGCATTAGGGCTTTACTGGAAAGTGAATCTGATTTAAAGGTTATCAGTGAAGCTTCCGACGGTATCGAAGCGATTGAAATGGTGAATAAAAAAAAGCCGGACCTGTTGATCATCGATATCCGAATGCCACGGATGACCGGTATAGAGGCCGTTGAAAAGCTAAGTGCCCAAAATTCGCCCGTAAAGTGTATTATTCTTTCCATGCACGACTCTGAAGAGTATATTTTACAATCAGTGAAAGCTGGCGCACGCGGATACCTCTTGAAGGATACGGGTAAAACGGAATTCATCAAGGCCATTCATACGGTACGTGAAGGAGGTAAATACTATAGTGGCGATATTTCAAATGTTTTGGTCAATAGTTTGTTGAGTTCTACGGCCCCGGCAGTTGAACGTCCTAAAAAGGCGACGCCGACCAGCAATCCGTTTGACCTGACCAACAAAGAGCTTCAGGTGTTGGAGTTGGTGTTATCCGGTTTAACGAACAAACAGATTTCCGAAAAACTAAAGAACAGTAAGCGTACTGTAGAAACCCACCGCTTTAACCTGATGCGTAAAATGGAAGTCAAGAATCTCATCGACCTTTCAAAAAAAGCGCAGCAGTATAATTTGGTATAG
- a CDS encoding alginate export family protein — translation MKRQYTLITLLALSIQFATAQFELDGEFKPRTEYRNGFGSIIPDAADAGFGIATRLRLNAGYQTEAFKFYMSLQDVMVWGENRQLKPEDSNNSFSVFQAWADIKLSEGFSTKIGRQMLVYDDQRILGGVDWAMQARNHDAALLRYSKGKLMIDLGLAFNQDFTATTANPGGFQSAGTAYNTTGFFSYKSMQYLYLKHKGEAFSISGLILNNGFQNFTGEADALVADGVSNLITLGTHLDYKKGSFGAAFNGYLQTGERQNSVDVSGAYLLGLDLSYKVSKGVSLGLGAEIISGNDASTTDKTEAFFPLYGTNHKFNGFMDYFYVGNHANSIGLTDIHASAKFALGETSSLLVKVLNFSGEQELGSGEKSLGTEVDLVFAKNFKGYGLAIGYSQMFASDGMYELKGITEDAAASVQNWAWVQLTMKPKFLNTAKE, via the coding sequence ATGAAAAGACAGTACACATTAATAACCCTACTAGCCCTATCGATTCAGTTTGCTACGGCACAATTTGAACTCGATGGGGAGTTTAAGCCCCGTACCGAATACCGTAATGGTTTCGGTAGTATTATTCCAGATGCTGCAGATGCGGGCTTTGGAATCGCTACGCGATTACGTTTGAACGCGGGCTATCAAACGGAAGCGTTTAAATTTTATATGAGTCTTCAAGACGTTATGGTTTGGGGAGAAAACAGACAATTAAAACCTGAGGACAGTAATAATTCGTTTTCTGTTTTTCAAGCATGGGCAGATATCAAATTAAGTGAAGGGTTCTCTACAAAAATAGGTCGCCAAATGCTTGTGTATGATGACCAAAGAATTCTTGGTGGAGTTGACTGGGCTATGCAAGCACGTAATCATGATGCAGCTTTGTTAAGGTACAGTAAAGGAAAGTTAATGATAGATCTTGGTCTGGCTTTTAATCAAGATTTTACGGCTACCACTGCAAATCCGGGAGGATTTCAGTCTGCAGGTACGGCTTATAATACCACGGGATTCTTCTCGTATAAAAGTATGCAGTACTTATACTTAAAACATAAAGGAGAAGCCTTTTCTATTAGCGGTCTCATATTGAACAACGGTTTCCAGAATTTTACAGGCGAAGCAGATGCACTTGTAGCGGATGGTGTTAGCAATTTAATTACTTTAGGTACGCATTTAGACTATAAAAAAGGAAGTTTTGGAGCTGCATTTAATGGGTATTTGCAAACCGGGGAGCGCCAAAATAGTGTAGATGTTAGCGGGGCATATCTTTTAGGGTTAGACCTAAGCTATAAAGTATCAAAAGGTGTTTCTTTAGGGCTTGGAGCTGAGATTATTAGCGGAAACGATGCAAGCACCACAGATAAGACAGAAGCTTTCTTTCCATTATACGGAACCAATCATAAATTCAATGGGTTTATGGATTATTTCTACGTAGGTAATCATGCCAACTCAATAGGACTTACAGATATTCATGCTAGTGCCAAATTTGCATTAGGTGAAACTTCTAGCTTATTGGTGAAAGTCTTGAATTTTAGTGGGGAACAAGAATTGGGAAGTGGTGAAAAATCACTTGGCACCGAAGTTGACTTGGTTTTTGCCAAAAACTTCAAAGGATACGGATTGGCCATAGGGTATTCGCAAATGTTTGCTAGTGATGGCATGTACGAATTAAAGGGAATTACCGAAGATGCTGCCGCTAGTGTTCAAAACTGGGCATGGGTGCAATTGACCATGAAACCTAAGTTCTTAAACACGGCAAAAGAATAG
- a CDS encoding ABC transporter ATP-binding protein, whose translation MSTETILNKGTTQNGIVFPSKVMLDLSKLKKVYPTPKGDYVVLENLNLQIMKEEFVTIIGHSGCGKTTMLSMIAGLNPISGGNIAVLGNPVKGPGPDRGVIFQSPSLMPWMTALENVLLGVNQVFPHATKAQRKDIAKYYLHKVGLDGAFDKKAIELSQGMQQRVGIARAFAIKPKVLLLDEPFGMLDSLTRGELQDILIEIWNKEKITAVMITHDVDEAIFLADRVVMMTSGPRAKIGDILDIEFERPRTRKSVLEHDDYYTYRKHLIDFLEH comes from the coding sequence ATGAGCACAGAAACCATACTTAACAAAGGCACAACGCAGAACGGAATTGTATTCCCTTCAAAAGTGATGCTTGATTTATCTAAGCTAAAGAAAGTGTACCCTACACCTAAAGGTGACTATGTGGTACTGGAAAATCTAAACCTTCAGATTATGAAGGAAGAATTTGTGACCATCATCGGGCATTCGGGCTGTGGAAAAACTACGATGCTTTCTATGATTGCAGGCTTGAATCCTATTTCTGGTGGAAACATTGCCGTTCTAGGAAACCCTGTTAAAGGGCCGGGACCAGATCGTGGCGTTATTTTTCAATCTCCCAGTTTAATGCCTTGGATGACCGCTTTGGAAAATGTGCTTTTAGGCGTGAACCAGGTATTTCCTCATGCTACCAAAGCACAACGCAAAGATATTGCCAAATACTACTTACATAAGGTAGGCCTTGATGGTGCTTTTGATAAAAAAGCTATTGAATTGTCACAAGGTATGCAGCAACGTGTTGGTATTGCAAGAGCTTTTGCAATCAAGCCTAAAGTGCTGTTGTTGGATGAGCCTTTTGGAATGCTTGATTCTTTAACCCGAGGAGAATTGCAAGATATTTTAATTGAAATCTGGAACAAAGAGAAAATTACTGCGGTGATGATTACCCATGATGTGGACGAGGCTATTTTCTTGGCCGATCGCGTCGTAATGATGACCAGTGGGCCAAGGGCAAAAATCGGGGATATTCTTGACATCGAATTTGAAAGACCGCGTACTCGAAAGTCGGTATTAGAACATGACGACTACTACACCTATAGAAAACATTTGATTGACTTTTTAGAACATTAA
- a CDS encoding ABC transporter ATP-binding protein: MAYLELNNVYKSYGEGDNRTDVLSNINLSIEEGEFVAIVGFTGSGKTTLVNLINGLLKPTSGEVLFKGEPVVDTSHERGVIFQNYSLLPWLTVGQNVYMAVKEAFPKEKKAFLMKRVKDYVGMVSLTPAINKRPKELSGGMRQRVAVARALAMNPEMIIMDEPLGALDALTRGNLQDEILNIWSQDKRTALLITNDVDEGIYMADRIIPLKPGPNATLGPEFKIDIERPRDKTAMNDNPNFKKTRNAIIEYLMDIGEARKSVSNEIYELPDIAPKSFVA, from the coding sequence ATGGCATACTTAGAATTAAATAACGTCTACAAATCCTACGGAGAAGGAGATAACCGAACGGATGTACTATCCAACATTAACCTTTCTATAGAAGAAGGGGAGTTTGTAGCCATTGTAGGTTTTACAGGCAGTGGAAAAACAACCTTGGTAAACTTAATTAACGGCCTATTAAAACCCACAAGTGGCGAGGTTTTATTTAAAGGAGAACCGGTAGTTGATACCAGTCATGAACGAGGGGTGATTTTTCAAAACTATTCTTTGTTACCGTGGTTAACCGTTGGGCAGAACGTATATATGGCGGTTAAGGAGGCTTTTCCAAAAGAAAAGAAAGCTTTTCTAATGAAAAGAGTAAAGGATTATGTGGGGATGGTAAGTTTAACACCGGCCATTAATAAAAGACCCAAAGAATTATCCGGAGGAATGCGCCAACGTGTTGCGGTTGCAAGGGCCTTAGCGATGAATCCGGAAATGATAATCATGGATGAGCCTTTAGGCGCTTTAGATGCTTTGACTCGAGGAAATTTACAAGATGAAATATTGAATATCTGGAGCCAAGACAAGCGTACCGCTTTATTGATTACCAATGACGTGGATGAGGGTATTTATATGGCAGATAGAATTATCCCTTTAAAACCGGGTCCCAATGCAACTTTAGGTCCGGAATTTAAAATTGATATTGAACGACCTCGTGATAAAACCGCAATGAATGACAATCCTAATTTCAAAAAGACTAGAAATGCCATCATAGAATATTTAATGGATATTGGTGAGGCGCGTAAATCGGTTTCTAACGAAATCTATGAACTTCCTGATATAGCACCTAAAAGTTTTGTGGCCTAA
- a CDS encoding ABC transporter permease — MEQDITLKKEGQGLAFLKPLVAKVTPKFQKGGLLSWLKKSGITLLSILLFLGLWHMGSKALYNKEANYKIEKALTEQGQAAADAERDCIASGDSSCQPNTLPSPTQVWASLQTLIADHKVINADKAAFNEKMAATNAKLVTQGKNAIVYTGRASFVDIVLTSIKTVFAGFLLALLIAVPIGVVIGLSPSLRSAFNWFIQIFKPVSPVVWYLLVFMIVKTLYIGDSSDNAFVISFISVGLCAMWATLVNTAMGVSSVDKDYINVAKVLKLGTFQKIFKVILPSSLPLIFTGLRITLSVAWMVLIAIELLAQSQGLGLFVWEEFQNGANDSNAKIIVAMFVIGIIGFLLDRIMLSVQNMVSFNKNEGV; from the coding sequence ATGGAACAAGACATCACATTAAAAAAAGAAGGACAAGGCCTAGCGTTTTTAAAACCTTTGGTAGCCAAAGTTACTCCTAAGTTTCAAAAGGGAGGTTTATTATCATGGCTTAAAAAATCGGGCATTACCTTACTATCTATCCTATTATTTTTAGGGCTCTGGCACATGGGTTCTAAAGCATTATATAATAAAGAGGCGAATTACAAGATCGAAAAAGCATTGACAGAACAAGGTCAGGCAGCTGCCGACGCAGAACGTGATTGTATCGCTTCCGGCGATAGTAGTTGCCAGCCTAATACTTTGCCGTCTCCTACCCAGGTTTGGGCGTCGTTGCAAACTTTAATTGCAGATCATAAGGTGATTAATGCAGATAAAGCCGCTTTTAATGAAAAGATGGCCGCAACAAACGCCAAATTAGTAACACAAGGTAAAAATGCTATTGTTTATACCGGTCGTGCCTCGTTTGTTGATATTGTGCTTACAAGTATAAAAACGGTTTTTGCAGGTTTCTTATTGGCCCTTTTAATTGCGGTACCTATTGGTGTTGTAATAGGTTTGAGTCCATCATTACGGAGTGCTTTTAATTGGTTCATACAAATCTTTAAACCGGTTTCTCCTGTAGTTTGGTACTTGCTTGTATTCATGATCGTAAAAACTTTGTATATCGGTGATAGCTCTGATAATGCTTTTGTGATTTCATTTATAAGTGTAGGCCTGTGTGCCATGTGGGCCACTTTGGTTAACACGGCAATGGGTGTCTCCTCCGTAGATAAAGATTACATCAATGTAGCAAAGGTTCTAAAACTAGGAACTTTTCAAAAAATATTTAAAGTGATTTTACCATCATCATTACCGTTAATATTTACTGGGTTACGAATTACGCTTTCGGTCGCTTGGATGGTATTGATTGCTATTGAACTGTTAGCACAAAGTCAAGGTTTAGGCTTATTCGTTTGGGAGGAATTCCAAAACGGAGCTAACGATTCCAACGCGAAGATTATCGTTGCCATGTTTGTCATTGGTATTATCGGTTTTCTATTGGACAGAATTATGTTAAGTGTTCAGAATATGGTGTCTTTCAACAAAAACGAAGGAGTATAA